The genome window TGAAGATGGTCTAATATTAGCGGGTAAGTTTCCTCCAAAACAACTTAAGCTGGTACAGGCATGGATTGAGATTCACCATGATGAATTAATGGCTAACTGGGAGCTTGCCGTAAATGGTGAAGAACCATTTAGAATC of Desulfonatronovibrio magnus contains these proteins:
- a CDS encoding DUF4160 domain-containing protein: MPTISMFYGIIVYIFYEDNLRHNLPHIHVRYQGNKAAISIEDGLILAGKFPPKQLKLVQAWIEIHHDELMANWELAVNGEEPFRISPLQ